A window of the Trichocoleus sp. FACHB-46 genome harbors these coding sequences:
- a CDS encoding tetratricopeptide repeat protein, translating to MDAEAVLAWVDTLVLTKTGQRLSDLQKTILRKVWQGHKYLEIAADYGCTEGHVKDVGSDLWKFLSQQVGEKITKTNCRTALAQYFQTTSITSQISRTQSLSAPPPFHPGIAPTTEPTNFVGRTTAIAHLHRLASQGAKAIVIQGEGGLGKTTLAQQYLQAQEFEVVLELLMAKETQNITSAERVVEEWLQHDFGQEPSVDFGVNLGRLKRQLQTRRIGISIDNLEPALDLQGRLLTAHRNYVELLRILTDGRVRSLTLITSRDRLCESSLSLLHYRLPSLDQEAWEQFFRHQEIAINESVLQKMHRAYGGNAKAMGILCGAIQEDFVHDMAAYWRENDGDLLVTTDLKDLVASQVNRLQALDPPAYRLFYRLGCYRYQDVPTIPTAALLCLLWDVPPTQQRQTIASLRNRSLIEHHNGGYWLHPVIRAEAIARLRASDEWVTVNHKAAEFWTTSIPAIETTKDALQALEAYYHYIEINDFEAAGSVILKSRNNQWQQFLPLGSTLYRMGLLQPLLAAITQVIRNVRSERNLSELYNIWGDLHWITGKIHQAIACQETTMTLAHQALQSLPAAPQTPAEKHQLYYFKMLKVDSLLSIGLYKIDLWELADAARLFQQVIALAQNTEHHRWAEKATVCLALVNSYLNLPSASLTLVETIYHSLLTEQLAEHSGRFAYFIQILGQTYVNLGNFEKARAMHQMALTFSEAGCYTQIKAKTLNGLAEIERQQSAFDIALNHHAEAIALLEQIGAKCDLAEAYFQLGLTHQKMNNIVSSQTNFERAIQLFTEMQAPQQVLKVKQAQRS from the coding sequence ATGGACGCTGAAGCAGTATTGGCATGGGTTGACACCCTAGTTCTGACCAAAACTGGGCAGCGTCTGAGCGATTTGCAGAAAACAATTCTGCGAAAAGTCTGGCAGGGACATAAGTATCTCGAAATCGCTGCTGACTACGGTTGCACTGAAGGGCATGTCAAAGATGTTGGTTCCGACTTGTGGAAGTTTCTCTCTCAACAAGTTGGTGAAAAGATTACTAAAACCAATTGCCGAACCGCGTTAGCTCAATATTTTCAAACCACCTCAATCACGTCACAAATTTCTCGCACTCAGTCTCTCTCGGCTCCTCCCCCATTCCATCCAGGCATAGCTCCAACCACAGAACCTACTAACTTCGTTGGACGGACAACCGCGATCGCACACCTCCATCGCTTAGCCAGTCAAGGAGCAAAGGCGATCGTCATTCAGGGAGAAGGCGGTTTAGGGAAAACTACACTGGCCCAACAATACCTGCAAGCCCAAGAATTTGAGGTAGTTTTAGAACTGTTGATGGCGAAGGAAACACAAAATATTACTTCTGCTGAACGGGTGGTAGAGGAATGGCTCCAACACGACTTTGGCCAAGAGCCCAGCGTAGACTTTGGCGTAAATTTAGGGCGGCTCAAGCGACAACTCCAAACTCGGCGCATTGGCATCTCGATCGATAACTTGGAGCCTGCCCTAGATTTACAAGGACGATTGTTAACCGCCCATCGCAACTATGTCGAGCTATTGCGGATCTTGACCGATGGCCGAGTCCGATCGCTGACCTTAATTACCAGTCGCGATCGCCTCTGTGAATCGAGCCTCAGCCTACTGCACTATCGGCTCCCCAGCTTAGATCAGGAGGCATGGGAGCAGTTCTTTCGGCATCAAGAGATTGCAATTAATGAATCAGTACTGCAAAAAATGCACCGGGCCTATGGCGGCAACGCTAAAGCAATGGGGATTCTCTGTGGTGCAATTCAGGAAGACTTTGTTCATGATATGGCGGCTTACTGGCGAGAAAACGACGGCGATTTGCTAGTGACTACCGACTTAAAAGATTTAGTCGCCAGCCAAGTCAATCGGCTACAAGCTCTAGACCCCCCAGCGTATCGGCTGTTCTACCGTTTGGGCTGCTATCGCTACCAAGATGTTCCCACCATTCCCACAGCAGCACTACTTTGTTTACTGTGGGATGTCCCACCGACGCAGCAGCGACAAACTATTGCTTCACTTCGCAACCGTTCTCTGATCGAACATCATAACGGGGGCTACTGGCTGCATCCCGTCATCCGGGCAGAGGCGATCGCCCGTCTACGAGCTAGTGATGAATGGGTCACTGTGAACCACAAAGCAGCAGAGTTTTGGACTACCAGTATCCCTGCGATTGAAACGACCAAAGATGCGCTACAAGCCCTAGAAGCCTACTATCACTACATCGAAATTAATGATTTTGAGGCAGCGGGCAGCGTGATTCTCAAAAGTAGAAATAATCAGTGGCAGCAGTTTCTCCCTCTGGGTAGCACCTTATATCGGATGGGGCTACTGCAACCGCTACTCGCTGCGATTACTCAAGTGATTCGCAATGTGCGCTCCGAGCGCAACCTCAGCGAACTCTACAACATCTGGGGAGATTTGCACTGGATTACGGGCAAAATTCATCAGGCGATCGCTTGCCAAGAAACGACGATGACGCTGGCTCATCAAGCCTTGCAGTCTCTCCCTGCTGCCCCTCAAACTCCAGCCGAGAAACATCAGCTTTACTACTTCAAAATGCTGAAAGTCGATTCCCTACTCAGCATTGGGCTTTACAAAATTGATCTGTGGGAGTTAGCGGATGCCGCCCGTTTGTTTCAGCAAGTAATCGCTCTAGCTCAAAACACCGAACACCACCGCTGGGCCGAAAAAGCCACTGTCTGTCTAGCTTTGGTCAATTCTTATTTGAATTTACCCAGTGCATCTCTCACGTTGGTGGAGACAATCTATCATTCCCTCCTGACCGAGCAGTTGGCAGAGCACAGCGGAAGATTTGCTTATTTCATTCAGATTCTGGGTCAAACTTATGTCAACTTAGGCAATTTCGAGAAGGCAAGGGCTATGCATCAGATGGCGTTGACCTTTTCTGAGGCAGGTTGCTACACCCAAATCAAAGCCAAAACTCTCAATGGTTTAGCCGAAATTGAGCGCCAACAATCTGCTTTTGATATCGCCCTCAATCATCACGCCGAAGCGATCGCTCTTTTAGAACAAATTGGTGCCAAATGTGACTTGGCTGAAGCTTATTTCCAGCTAGGACTTACTCACCAAAAAATGAACAATATTGTGAGTAGTCAAACCAACTTTGAGCGTGCCATTCAGCTATTTACAGAAATGCAAGCGCCTCAACAAGTGCTCAAAGTGAAGCAAGCCCAAAGATCATAG
- a CDS encoding aldo/keto reductase: MHHQSLSLPLMGCGTWAWGNRLLWGYDESMDEQLQAVFNLCVQQGVTLFDTGDSYGTGKFNGRSEQLLGQFSQEYIGPNQAEICIATKLAAYPWRLTRKAMVSAGQASAQRLGRNVDLVQMHWSTANYAPWQEWSLLDGLGDLYEQGLVKAVGLSNYGPKRLRQVYQRLAERGIPIATLQVQYSLLSTYPVTELGLKDVCDELGIKLIAYSPLALGILTGKYSEQGPFPKGIRGLLFKQLLSGSRPLLDCLQAIATSRDKTMSQVALNWCIAKGTIPIPGAKSVEQAQQNIGALGWQLDTGEMAELDQTAANVDKPMVQNIFQTK; the protein is encoded by the coding sequence ATGCATCATCAATCACTCTCTTTACCCCTGATGGGATGCGGCACTTGGGCCTGGGGCAATCGTTTGCTGTGGGGCTACGACGAGAGCATGGATGAGCAGTTGCAAGCTGTCTTTAACTTATGCGTCCAGCAAGGTGTGACGTTATTCGATACAGGCGATTCCTACGGCACAGGCAAATTCAATGGACGCAGTGAGCAATTACTCGGACAATTTAGCCAAGAGTACATTGGCCCCAATCAAGCAGAGATCTGTATTGCAACTAAATTGGCGGCTTATCCTTGGCGCTTGACGCGCAAAGCAATGGTGTCGGCGGGCCAAGCCTCAGCTCAGCGTTTAGGGAGAAACGTAGACTTAGTGCAGATGCATTGGTCTACGGCGAATTATGCACCTTGGCAAGAATGGTCTCTCTTAGATGGTCTGGGTGATCTATATGAACAAGGACTCGTCAAAGCGGTAGGCCTCTCGAATTACGGCCCGAAGCGCCTACGGCAAGTCTACCAAAGACTAGCAGAGCGGGGCATTCCTATCGCTACTTTACAAGTGCAATACTCGCTGCTGTCTACCTATCCCGTTACAGAGTTGGGATTGAAGGATGTCTGTGATGAGCTAGGCATCAAACTCATCGCCTATAGTCCTCTGGCTCTGGGAATCCTAACGGGCAAGTATTCTGAGCAAGGCCCCTTTCCCAAAGGTATTCGTGGGCTCCTCTTTAAGCAACTCCTGTCAGGTAGCCGACCGTTGCTAGATTGCTTACAAGCGATCGCCACCTCTCGTGACAAAACCATGTCTCAAGTTGCCCTCAATTGGTGTATTGCGAAAGGCACTATCCCCATTCCTGGTGCAAAAAGCGTAGAACAAGCCCAGCAGAACATCGGGGCTTTAGGATGGCAACTGGACACAGGGGAAATGGCAGAACTCGATCAAACAGCCGCTAACGTAGACAAACCAATGGTTCAAAACATCTTTCAAACTAAATAA
- a CDS encoding ROK family protein encodes MSRDKPVTETPLLLALDFGGTKHAAALIGQGETQWRDSRRKLSPAEPTAQTDWEIMRSLAHELLQGAKPNAIGVSFGGPVDAKTGTVRLSHHVPGWENVPLQQWLETEFGAPARVDNDANVAALGEHRFGAGQGCESLLYITISTGVGGGWILNGQPWSGAEGMAGEIGHIVVDPDGPICLCGKRGCVERLASGPYIAQAAREQLAAQPHRGQILRSLVNQNLDAITAQVVSEATAQGDDLAWEVLEVAAWGLGIGIGNVANLMNPQRFILGGGVTKSGAQWWETVRQTAQTTALPEVHFEIVPAALGDEAPLWGAGALASDRLQA; translated from the coding sequence TTGAGTCGAGACAAGCCTGTGACAGAAACTCCTTTATTGCTGGCCCTAGATTTTGGCGGCACGAAACACGCAGCAGCACTGATTGGTCAGGGTGAGACGCAATGGCGAGATTCCCGCCGTAAGCTTTCTCCTGCCGAACCCACTGCCCAGACCGATTGGGAGATCATGCGATCGCTAGCTCACGAACTGCTGCAAGGTGCCAAGCCAAATGCGATCGGAGTTAGCTTTGGTGGGCCAGTCGATGCCAAAACCGGAACAGTGCGGCTCTCTCACCATGTCCCTGGTTGGGAAAATGTGCCCCTACAGCAGTGGCTAGAAACAGAATTTGGTGCTCCTGCTAGGGTGGATAACGATGCTAACGTTGCCGCCTTAGGCGAGCATCGCTTTGGAGCTGGCCAAGGCTGCGAGAGTTTGTTATATATCACCATCAGTACAGGCGTGGGCGGCGGCTGGATTCTCAACGGCCAACCGTGGTCAGGAGCCGAAGGGATGGCGGGAGAAATTGGTCATATCGTCGTTGATCCCGATGGGCCAATTTGTCTATGCGGCAAACGCGGCTGTGTCGAACGCTTAGCCTCTGGCCCTTATATCGCTCAAGCAGCACGAGAGCAGCTAGCAGCCCAACCCCACCGAGGCCAAATTCTGCGATCGCTGGTCAACCAAAACTTAGACGCGATTACCGCCCAAGTAGTGAGTGAAGCCACAGCTCAAGGCGATGACTTAGCTTGGGAAGTTTTGGAAGTAGCAGCTTGGGGGCTCGGCATAGGAATTGGCAATGTAGCTAACTTGATGAATCCGCAACGCTTTATTTTAGGTGGGGGGGTAACTAAATCAGGAGCACAGTGGTGGGAGACAGTGCGGCAAACGGCTCAGACTACCGCGCTACCAGAAGTTCATTTTGAAATTGTGCCTGCGGCCTTAGGTGATGAGGCTCCTTTGTGGGGAGCTGGGGCTCTGGCTAGCGATCGCCTCCAAGCATAA
- a CDS encoding DUF554 domain-containing protein: MTLDFWAKTSGTWINIGTVLAGTALGLGLQGRLSMRMQRIITQGLGLITLFVGIQMAGSLTKTQAGRIDGVVLALLAIALGGLLGEWWQLEERLTAVGDWLKQRFKRGGGFTDGFVAASLLFCVGPMTLIGSLNNGLTGDNTLLTLKATMDGLAAIAFTSSFGIGVGFSTLIILVYQGGLSLAAGLLAQSLPDPATDPCVLLVTGVGGLMILGISLNLLEIAQVRVASFLPALALAPLIYFILAR, encoded by the coding sequence ATGACACTTGATTTTTGGGCTAAAACCAGCGGCACCTGGATTAATATCGGCACGGTCTTGGCTGGTACTGCACTAGGCTTGGGGCTGCAAGGTCGCTTGTCAATGCGAATGCAGCGCATCATTACTCAAGGCTTAGGGCTGATCACCTTGTTCGTGGGGATTCAGATGGCGGGCAGCTTAACCAAAACTCAAGCAGGCCGAATTGATGGCGTAGTTTTAGCATTATTGGCGATCGCCTTGGGCGGGCTGTTAGGCGAGTGGTGGCAACTAGAAGAACGCTTGACCGCAGTGGGGGACTGGCTAAAGCAACGCTTTAAGAGAGGGGGTGGCTTTACCGATGGTTTTGTCGCCGCGAGCCTCTTGTTTTGTGTTGGACCCATGACGTTAATCGGTAGCCTCAACAATGGCTTAACTGGAGACAACACCCTGCTAACCTTGAAAGCCACAATGGATGGCTTAGCCGCGATCGCCTTCACTAGCAGTTTTGGTATTGGTGTGGGCTTCTCTACCTTGATTATTTTGGTCTATCAAGGGGGTCTATCACTAGCAGCAGGGCTACTAGCTCAGTCCCTCCCCGATCCCGCCACCGATCCCTGTGTGCTGTTGGTGACAGGCGTGGGAGGGCTGATGATCTTGGGCATCTCCTTAAACTTGTTAGAGATCGCCCAAGTTCGCGTCGCTTCATTCTTACCAGCCTTGGCTTTAGCACCCTTGATCTATTTCATTTTGGCTCGCTAG
- a CDS encoding 3-deoxy-7-phosphoheptulonate synthase encodes MRRTYDLHVVETRPLLSPAFIHSELPITEEVSTLVAETRDRIRNILQGEDQRLLVIVGPCSIHDVDAAYEYGQKLLKLRTALQDQLEIVMRVYFEKPRTTIGWKGLINDPHLDGSYDINTGLRQARKLLLELAKLGLPAATELLDPITPQYLADLISWTAIGARTTESQTHREMASGLSMPVGYKNGTDGNLGAAVNAMLAANSPHHFLGISSQGLASIVTTTGNPDGHLVLRGGKQGPNYDAAYIEKSAKELSKYKLNQRIMIDCSHGNSDKDYTRQPLVSQDIAAQVKAGSPHIMGIMIESHLVAGSQPIPDDLSQLTYGQSITDPCVDLGTTAEMLENLAEAVSRQTGGVPVA; translated from the coding sequence ATGCGTAGAACCTACGATTTGCACGTCGTTGAAACGCGTCCCCTATTAAGTCCAGCCTTTATTCATAGCGAATTGCCGATCACCGAAGAAGTGTCTACTTTGGTGGCAGAAACCCGCGATCGCATCCGCAATATTCTACAAGGAGAGGATCAACGCCTACTCGTCATTGTGGGTCCCTGCTCAATTCATGATGTGGATGCTGCCTACGAGTATGGCCAAAAGTTGCTCAAGCTGCGGACAGCACTACAAGACCAGCTTGAGATCGTCATGCGTGTTTATTTCGAGAAGCCCCGCACCACGATTGGTTGGAAGGGCTTGATCAATGATCCCCATTTAGACGGCAGCTACGACATCAATACGGGATTGCGGCAGGCGCGGAAGTTGCTCTTAGAGTTGGCTAAATTAGGGTTGCCCGCTGCCACAGAACTGCTCGATCCCATTACTCCGCAGTATTTAGCCGATCTCATTTCTTGGACCGCGATCGGAGCACGTACGACCGAAAGCCAAACTCACCGAGAAATGGCTTCTGGGCTCTCTATGCCTGTCGGCTATAAGAATGGTACCGATGGCAACCTGGGTGCTGCCGTAAATGCAATGCTCGCAGCCAATTCTCCTCATCATTTTTTAGGGATCAGTTCCCAAGGGCTAGCGAGTATTGTCACTACAACAGGCAATCCAGATGGTCACTTAGTGCTACGCGGTGGTAAGCAAGGACCCAACTATGACGCTGCTTACATCGAGAAATCAGCCAAGGAACTGAGCAAATACAAGCTCAACCAGCGCATCATGATTGATTGTAGTCACGGCAACTCTGACAAAGACTACACCCGCCAACCCCTAGTCTCGCAGGACATTGCGGCTCAGGTGAAAGCTGGCTCTCCTCACATTATGGGGATTATGATTGAGAGTCATTTGGTGGCGGGCAGTCAACCCATTCCCGACGATTTGTCTCAACTCACCTACGGTCAGAGCATTACCGATCCCTGTGTGGACCTTGGCACGACTGCGGAAATGCTAGAAAATCTGGCAGAAGCGGTGAGTCGGCAAACCGGAGGAGTTCCAGTCGCCTAG
- a CDS encoding exopolyphosphatase, which produces MTDQYRLVTRSDFDGLVCAVLLKELDLINEIKFVHPKDMQDGKIAITDKDITTNLPYVSGVHLAFDHHYSEILRNQNPEAGYINNPEAPSAARVVYDYFGGSEKFPHISTEMMEAVDKGDSAQFNIDEVLHPKNWVLLNFLMDARTGLGRFKEFNISNYSLMMELIDYCKNHTIAEILELPDVKERVDLYFEQASQFKDQLLRCATVYDNLVVLDLRNEDVIYAGNRFMIYALFPNCNISIHQMWGVKQQNTVFAVGKSIFNKSSKTNIGELMLQYGGGGHANAGTCQIDNAQAEATLKELIARINTDG; this is translated from the coding sequence ATGACCGACCAATACCGATTAGTCACTAGAAGCGATTTTGATGGCCTTGTCTGTGCTGTTTTATTAAAAGAATTAGATTTGATTAACGAAATTAAATTTGTCCATCCCAAAGATATGCAGGATGGCAAAATTGCAATTACCGATAAAGATATCACCACCAATCTACCCTATGTGTCAGGAGTTCATTTAGCGTTCGATCACCACTACAGTGAGATTCTGCGAAATCAAAATCCTGAAGCAGGCTATATTAACAACCCAGAGGCTCCTTCCGCAGCCAGAGTGGTTTACGACTATTTTGGAGGCTCAGAGAAATTCCCCCACATCTCCACCGAAATGATGGAGGCCGTTGATAAAGGAGACTCAGCTCAATTTAATATTGATGAAGTCTTACATCCTAAGAATTGGGTGCTCCTCAACTTTTTAATGGATGCCAGAACAGGTTTGGGAAGATTCAAGGAATTCAATATCTCAAACTACAGTTTGATGATGGAATTAATCGACTATTGCAAAAATCACACCATCGCTGAAATCCTAGAACTACCTGATGTTAAGGAACGAGTTGACCTCTACTTTGAACAAGCATCTCAGTTCAAAGATCAACTTCTGCGTTGTGCCACCGTATATGACAACTTAGTGGTCTTAGACCTGCGGAATGAGGATGTAATCTATGCAGGCAACCGTTTCATGATTTATGCTTTGTTTCCCAACTGCAACATCTCCATTCATCAGATGTGGGGCGTAAAGCAACAGAATACAGTTTTCGCAGTGGGTAAGTCGATTTTTAACAAAAGCTCCAAAACCAATATTGGCGAATTAATGCTGCAATATGGCGGCGGTGGTCATGCCAATGCGGGAACTTGCCAAATCGACAATGCTCAAGCTGAAGCAACCCTAAAGGAATTGATTGCTCGAATTAACACAGATGGCTAA
- the ilvA gene encoding threonine ammonia-lyase, biosynthetic — translation MLCDYLVQILTARVYDVAQESPLEYAPNLSARLNNKLLLKREDMQSVFSFKLRGAYNKMANLSPEQLAQGVIAASAGNHAQGVALGASRLGTRAIIVMPVTTPQVKVDAVKARGGEVVLHGDTYDDAYAYARQLEAEKGLTFIHPFDDPDVIAGQGTIGMEILRQCQQPIHAIFVAIGGGGLISGIAAYVKRLRPEIKIIGVEPVDADAMHQSLKAGHRVRLPQVGLFADGVAVREVGEETFRLCQEYVDDIILVDTDATCAAIKDVFEDTRSILEPAGALAIAGAKAYAEREQLEGQTLIAIACGANMNFDRLRFVAERAEFGERREAIFAVNIPEEPGSLRKFCECLGRRNLTEFNYRISDQKEAHIFVGLQIQNRADAAKMAQDFETCGFKTIDLTDDELTKLHLRHMVGGHSALAHHELLYRFEFPERPGALMKFVTSMSPNWNISMFHYRNNGADYGRIVVGMQVPPQEMQEWQAFLDTLGYRYWDESQNPAYKLFLG, via the coding sequence ATGCTTTGCGACTACCTGGTACAAATCCTGACGGCTCGTGTTTATGATGTCGCCCAAGAATCGCCGCTAGAGTACGCCCCTAATTTATCGGCACGGCTAAATAATAAGTTGCTACTGAAGCGGGAAGATATGCAGTCAGTGTTTTCGTTTAAGCTGCGGGGGGCCTACAACAAAATGGCAAACTTATCCCCGGAGCAGCTAGCGCAAGGCGTGATTGCAGCTTCAGCAGGAAACCATGCTCAAGGGGTTGCTCTGGGTGCTAGTCGGCTAGGAACTCGTGCCATCATTGTCATGCCTGTGACTACTCCTCAGGTCAAGGTAGATGCGGTTAAAGCACGGGGCGGTGAAGTGGTGCTACATGGCGACACCTATGATGATGCTTATGCTTATGCCCGTCAACTTGAAGCGGAAAAAGGATTGACCTTTATTCATCCCTTTGATGACCCCGATGTGATTGCAGGCCAAGGCACGATTGGCATGGAGATTTTGCGGCAATGTCAGCAACCGATTCATGCCATCTTTGTCGCGATCGGTGGTGGTGGCTTAATTTCTGGAATTGCGGCTTATGTTAAACGGTTACGCCCAGAAATCAAAATCATTGGCGTAGAACCTGTGGATGCCGATGCGATGCACCAATCCCTTAAAGCAGGACATCGGGTGCGCTTGCCTCAGGTGGGGTTGTTTGCTGATGGGGTAGCGGTACGCGAGGTAGGAGAAGAAACGTTTCGCCTCTGTCAAGAATATGTAGATGACATTATTCTGGTGGATACAGATGCCACCTGTGCGGCGATCAAAGATGTGTTTGAGGATACGCGATCGATTCTGGAACCTGCCGGAGCCTTAGCGATCGCTGGAGCCAAAGCCTACGCAGAAAGAGAACAACTTGAAGGACAAACGTTAATTGCGATCGCTTGCGGTGCCAACATGAACTTTGATCGCCTGCGATTTGTGGCAGAGCGAGCCGAGTTTGGTGAACGTCGAGAAGCGATTTTTGCCGTCAACATCCCAGAGGAGCCAGGAAGTCTCCGCAAGTTCTGTGAGTGCCTGGGTCGTCGCAATCTGACCGAGTTCAATTACCGCATTTCTGACCAAAAGGAAGCGCATATCTTTGTCGGTTTACAGATTCAAAATCGGGCTGATGCCGCAAAGATGGCGCAAGACTTTGAGACCTGTGGATTCAAGACGATTGATCTCACAGATGATGAATTAACCAAATTACACCTCCGACATATGGTGGGTGGTCACTCGGCTCTGGCTCATCATGAACTGCTCTACCGCTTCGAGTTCCCCGAACGTCCCGGTGCCTTGATGAAGTTTGTCACCTCCATGAGCCCCAACTGGAACATCAGCATGTTCCACTACCGCAACAACGGTGCAGACTATGGGCGGATTGTGGTGGGGATGCAAGTGCCACCCCAAGAGATGCAAGAGTGGCAAGCCTTCCTCGACACCTTAGGATATCGCTATTGGGATGAAAGCCAGAATCCTGCCTATAAGTTGTTTTTGGGGTAG
- a CDS encoding cytochrome P450 — protein MNIPDGPKIPSWLQKLQYTLDPLRFLETAAERYGDIFNAPVTGNADTMLLVSHPAAIQQIFSSDTKQFAAPPNQLLRPLVGEYSLLVLEGDRHLQGRKLLLPPFHGDRMRAYGQSIIELADKAFAQLAPSQSFTARSLAQNISMDVILRVVFGLSEGERFYELKQRITTLMDLFKSPLIAGLLFFPNLQKDLGPRSPWGYVRHVQRQIDELLYTEIQARRQHHDPANSDILSLLLSAKDEARGGMTDAELKDELMTLLLAGHETTASAIAWTFYWVHKFPHVRERILQELATLGDAPDPTSIARLPYLTAVCQETLRICPIAVLTVPRAVKEPVELMGYSLQPGIRVFGCIYLTHHRKDLYPDSKQFRPERFLERQFSPYEFLPFGGGVRRCIGEALAWFEMKLVLATILQRYELELSDQKPERPVRGGVTLRPERGVKMVLRSRR, from the coding sequence ATGAATATCCCTGACGGTCCGAAAATACCATCTTGGTTACAAAAACTGCAATATACCTTAGATCCTCTAAGGTTCCTGGAGACAGCAGCAGAACGTTACGGAGATATTTTCAATGCACCTGTTACGGGAAATGCCGATACCATGTTGCTGGTTAGTCATCCTGCCGCAATTCAACAAATTTTTTCTAGCGATACCAAACAATTCGCCGCTCCGCCTAATCAATTGTTGCGGCCTTTAGTGGGTGAGTATTCCCTGCTGGTATTAGAAGGCGATCGCCATCTCCAGGGGCGCAAACTGCTCTTGCCTCCATTTCACGGCGATCGCATGCGAGCCTATGGGCAATCAATTATTGAGTTGGCAGATAAAGCCTTTGCTCAATTAGCGCCTAGTCAGTCCTTTACTGCCCGCAGCCTAGCACAGAACATCTCGATGGATGTGATCTTGAGGGTTGTGTTTGGGCTATCGGAAGGAGAGCGATTCTATGAGCTAAAGCAACGCATCACTACACTGATGGATTTGTTTAAATCTCCGTTGATAGCAGGCTTGCTCTTTTTCCCTAACTTACAAAAAGATTTAGGTCCTCGCAGTCCTTGGGGATATGTGCGGCATGTCCAGCGGCAAATCGACGAACTACTCTACACGGAAATTCAAGCTCGTCGCCAACATCATGATCCTGCTAATTCAGATATTTTGAGCCTCCTTCTTTCCGCTAAGGATGAAGCTCGAGGAGGCATGACTGATGCAGAATTAAAAGATGAATTAATGACTTTGCTGTTGGCAGGCCACGAAACTACAGCCTCTGCGATCGCCTGGACATTCTACTGGGTGCATAAATTTCCTCATGTCCGGGAGAGGATACTTCAGGAGCTAGCCACATTAGGAGATGCGCCTGATCCCACCAGTATTGCTCGGTTGCCCTATCTCACAGCAGTTTGCCAAGAAACTCTCCGGATTTGTCCCATTGCTGTGCTAACAGTGCCCCGAGCAGTGAAGGAACCTGTAGAGCTTATGGGCTATTCACTACAGCCAGGGATCAGGGTGTTTGGCTGCATTTACCTCACCCATCATCGTAAAGATCTGTACCCAGACTCCAAACAATTCAGACCCGAACGCTTCCTAGAGCGCCAGTTTTCCCCCTATGAATTTTTACCCTTTGGAGGAGGTGTCCGACGCTGCATTGGTGAAGCTTTAGCCTGGTTTGAAATGAAATTGGTGTTAGCGACGATCCTACAGCGCTATGAATTAGAGTTGAGCGACCAAAAGCCAGAACGTCCTGTACGCGGAGGCGTCACACTAAGGCCAGAACGGGGAGTTAAGATGGTACTGCGATCGCGCCGCTAG